The following proteins come from a genomic window of Flavobacteriales bacterium:
- the rimP gene encoding ribosome assembly cofactor RimP, with the protein MRAVIAKVDIEQALEEKLSGTPLFTVLVDVKDGNRIKVLVDGDEGITIDQCVEINRFLLKRFDRDQEDYALEVSSPGLGEPLRLERQYRKNIGRALEVQLKNGEAVRGTLSAVTPETLTLQKEIKKGNKKKSKTEATEDSDVTISMEDIASAKVKVVI; encoded by the coding sequence TTGAGAGCAGTGATTGCAAAGGTTGACATAGAACAAGCGTTGGAGGAAAAACTTTCAGGTACTCCTTTGTTTACAGTGCTGGTGGATGTGAAGGACGGTAACCGCATCAAAGTGCTGGTGGATGGCGATGAAGGCATTACCATCGATCAGTGTGTGGAGATCAACCGTTTTTTACTGAAACGGTTCGATAGGGACCAGGAAGATTATGCACTGGAAGTGTCATCGCCGGGATTGGGCGAACCGTTGAGGCTCGAAAGACAATACCGGAAAAATATCGGCCGGGCCCTTGAAGTACAACTGAAGAATGGAGAAGCAGTTAGAGGGACTTTAAGTGCAGTCACGCCCGAAACATTGACCCTTCAAAAGGAAATAAAAAAAGGAAATAAAAAGAAGTCAAAAACAGAAGCCACGGAAGATTCCGATGTGACAATATCCATGGAGGATATTGCATCGGCAAAAGTAAAAGTGGTCATTTGA
- a CDS encoding translation initiation factor IF-2, with protein MSEEAAVKRLSKVARELNIGIATIVEFLDKKGHKVEANPNSKLTPESYDLLLREFQSEKSLKEASQKVELKKPVRETISLEESAVKEKGDGDSDADEIVITNVQNPVELT; from the coding sequence ATGTCAGAAGAAGCAGCAGTAAAACGATTAAGCAAGGTAGCCCGGGAACTGAATATCGGTATTGCCACCATTGTGGAGTTCCTCGATAAGAAGGGACATAAAGTTGAGGCCAATCCGAATAGCAAACTCACACCGGAAAGCTATGACCTGCTGCTGCGTGAATTCCAGTCTGAAAAATCTTTAAAAGAAGCTTCCCAGAAAGTTGAACTGAAAAAGCCGGTCAGGGAAACCATTAGCCTTGAAGAAAGCGCCGTTAAGGAAAAAGGTGATGGAGACAGTGATGCCGATGAGATCGTGATCACCAACGTTCAAAATCCCGTCGAACTCAC
- the nusA gene encoding transcription termination/antitermination protein NusA yields MQNVNLIESFGEFKELKNIDRETMMSILEEVFRNMLKRKYGSDENFDIVINIDKGDLEAWRNRTIVPDEEVEDNTTQIPLSEALRIEPDFEIGEEVSEEVRFLDFGRRAILAARQNLVSRILELEKDSIYRKYKDRVGDIVTGEVYQIWKREILILDDEGNELILPKSEQIPSDYFKKGDTIRAIVLRVDMKNNSPVIVLSRTSPVFLERLFELEVPEIFDGLITIKKIVREPGERAKVAVESYDDRIDPVGACVGMKGSRIHGIVRELRNENIDVINYTNNVNLFITRSLSPAKISSINIKEDVKRAEVFLKPDQVSLAIGKGGHNIKLAGKLTGYEIDVYRDTDSDNEDVDLEEFADEIESWIIDELKNVGCDTAKSVLELSVEDLITRTDLEEETIKDVISILRSEFDE; encoded by the coding sequence ATGCAAAATGTGAATCTGATCGAGTCCTTCGGTGAATTTAAAGAACTGAAGAATATAGACAGGGAAACCATGATGAGCATCCTGGAAGAAGTCTTCCGGAATATGCTCAAACGTAAGTATGGCAGTGATGAGAATTTTGATATCGTCATCAACATCGACAAAGGAGACCTTGAGGCATGGAGAAACCGGACCATCGTACCGGATGAGGAAGTGGAAGATAATACGACACAGATTCCTTTATCCGAAGCTTTGAGAATCGAACCCGACTTTGAGATTGGTGAAGAGGTATCAGAAGAGGTGCGCTTTCTTGATTTCGGAAGAAGGGCCATTCTCGCAGCCAGACAAAACCTGGTGTCCAGGATTCTGGAACTGGAGAAAGACAGCATCTACCGTAAATACAAGGACCGCGTCGGAGATATCGTTACCGGTGAGGTATACCAGATCTGGAAACGTGAAATCCTGATCCTCGACGACGAAGGCAATGAACTGATCCTTCCGAAGTCTGAACAAATCCCTTCCGACTACTTCAAAAAAGGAGATACCATCCGGGCCATCGTGCTTCGAGTGGATATGAAAAACAACAGCCCGGTAATCGTTCTTTCAAGAACATCGCCTGTTTTCCTTGAGCGTCTCTTCGAACTGGAGGTGCCGGAAATTTTTGACGGCCTGATCACCATTAAGAAGATTGTGCGTGAACCGGGTGAAAGAGCCAAGGTGGCTGTGGAATCCTACGATGATCGGATTGATCCGGTGGGTGCCTGCGTCGGAATGAAAGGGTCCCGTATCCATGGGATCGTTCGTGAACTTCGCAATGAGAATATCGATGTGATCAACTATACCAACAACGTGAACCTGTTTATCACACGTTCACTCAGCCCCGCCAAAATATCTTCCATTAATATCAAGGAAGATGTGAAACGGGCCGAGGTCTTCCTGAAACCTGATCAGGTAAGCCTGGCCATCGGTAAAGGCGGACATAACATTAAACTGGCGGGTAAACTCACCGGCTATGAGATCGATGTTTACCGGGATACCGATTCGGATAATGAAGATGTGGATCTCGAAGAATTTGCCGATGAGATCGAAAGCTGGATCATCGACGAGCTGAAAAATGTCGGTTGCGATACCGCCAAAAGCGTATTGGAACTCAGCGTCGAAGACCTGATCACCAGAACGGATCTGGAAGAGGAAACGATCAAGGATGTTATTTCCATTCTGAGATCCGAGTTTGACGAATAG